The following are encoded together in the Lactuca sativa cultivar Salinas chromosome 1, Lsat_Salinas_v11, whole genome shotgun sequence genome:
- the LOC128127162 gene encoding uncharacterized protein LOC128127162 codes for MVSSNGMKEKKVDFCAVCQGVHDYSECPQNPESVFFMDRQNFPRQNNPYSETYNPGWRNHPNFSWGGQQQQMHPLQEQFQQRPQNPPGFYEMPNQQVRPQGGVFHQASGSSSKPAMPSSNQDMSPFEKAMMEFMIKQDQKTEAREKNQAIAMRNLEDQLGQLAQALNSREPGTLPSNTQNPGNVNDKRQCNAITLRSGKELAPKNHDLPVTDDEQHPVSVKTHKKKQELKDDEKEYVDIEDITDEEYGQKKPNNEALTSSSPSVGNEKKAQEKDAPTGATVAPTTLPFPPRKSKSNEDDGQFKKFLEILSQLHINIPFVEALKQMPTYAKFMKEVLTRKRVWREFETIAMTKSCTSIIKNRLPVKKDDPGSFILPCKIGKFDKIGLCDLGASINLMPLSIFQKLGLGEARPTTVSL; via the coding sequence ATGGTGTCAAGCAATGGGATGAAAGAGAAGAAGGTTGACTTTTGTGCAGTTTGTCAAGGCGTCCATGATTATAGTGAGTGCCCACAGAATCCTGAATCTGTATTTTTCATGGACAGACAAAATTTCCCACGACAAAACAATCCATACTCTGAAACATACAATCCAGGATGGAGAAATCATCCTAATTTCTCATGGGGTGGACAACAACAACAAATGCATCCTCTGCAAGAGCAGTTTCAGCAAAGGCCTCAAAACCCGCCGGGGTTTTATGAAATGCCAAATCAGCAAGTGAGACCACAAGGAGGTGTATTCCACCAGGCATCAGGAAGTAGTTCAAAACCAGCAATGCCTTCATCAAATCAAGATATGTCACCTTTCGAGAAAGCAATGATGGAGTTTATGATCAAACAAGATCAAAAGACCGAGGCACGTGAAAAGAATCAAGCAATTGCTATGAGAAATTTGGAAGATCAATTAGGGCAATTAGCACAAGCACTGAACTCACGAGAACCTGGAACGTTGCCAAGTAACACCCAAAATCCAGGTAATGTCAATGATAAGAGGCAATGTAATGCCATCACACTTAGATCAGGAAAGGAGTTAGCTCCAAAGAATCATGACTTACCAGTCACCGATGATGAGCAGCACCCGGTAAGTGTTAAGACTCATAAAAAGAAGCAAGAATTGAAAGATGATGAAAAAGAGTATGTCGATATTGAGGACATAACCGATGAGGAGTACGGGCAGAAGAAACCGAACAATGAAGCTCTAACAAGTTCAAGTCCAAGTGTTGGAAATGAAAAGAAAGCCCAAGAAAAAGATGCTCCAACTGGTGCGACAGTTGCACCAACAACCTTACCTTTCCCACCTAGGAAAAGTAAATCCAACGAAGATGATGGGCAATTTAAGAAGTTTCTAGAGATCCTTTCTCAACTTCATATCAACATCCCTTTTGTTGAAGCCTTAAAACAAATGCCCACATATGCAAAGTTCATGAAGGAAGTTCTTACAAGGAAAAGAGTTTGGAGAGAGTTTGAGACTATTGCAATGACGAAAAGTTGCACGTCAATAATCAAAAATAGATTACCTGTGAAGAAAGATGATCCAGGTAGTTTCATTCTACCGTGCAAAATTGGAAAATTTGACAAGATTGGTTTGTGTGACCTTGGTGCAAGTATCAATTTAATGCCTTTgtcaatttttcaaaaattaggacTTGGTGAAGCTAGACCGACCACAGTTTCACTCTAG